The following coding sequences lie in one Mycoplasma tauri genomic window:
- a CDS encoding lipoprotein 17-related variable surface protein — MKLLRKISIISTFSFGLFPLALIQTSCNNNSSKTDIDDENKINEVAKSVIIDIKNKQNITSDFITKDNISEYAIVNNLDDNYSIVYEELNPGDKSLEIKFKIEKNGKSSQSSLLKVSGFAEPISDIKIIDNDTSAKVNQIRASYKGLNNQKEVLPSEVKNDDIQFDNLQEGWNIDNIELKQINKRGILKVTFKVKDKDGNSVNNHVERTITGFKKQWKTNQ; from the coding sequence ATGAAATTATTAAGAAAAATATCAATAATATCAACATTTTCTTTTGGTCTCTTTCCACTAGCGCTTATTCAAACATCTTGCAACAATAATTCATCTAAAACAGATATAGATGATGAAAATAAAATAAATGAAGTGGCCAAAAGTGTAATTATTGATATTAAAAATAAACAAAATATAACAAGTGATTTTATAACAAAAGATAACATTAGTGAGTATGCTATAGTTAACAATTTAGATGATAATTATTCAATTGTTTATGAAGAATTAAATCCGGGTGATAAATCATTAGAAATAAAATTTAAAATAGAAAAAAATGGAAAAAGTTCTCAAAGTTCATTACTTAAAGTATCAGGTTTTGCCGAACCTATTAGTGATATAAAAATAATTGATAATGATACAAGTGCTAAGGTAAATCAAATTAGAGCATCATACAAAGGTTTAAATAATCAAAAAGAAGTTCTTCCAAGTGAAGTTAAAAATGATGATATACAATTTGATAATTTACAAGAAGGTTGAAATATAGATAATATTGAACTTAAACAAATTAACAAAAGAGGAATTTTGAAAGTAACTTTTAAAGTAAAAGATAAAGATGGGAATTCGGTCAATAATCACGTTGAAAGAACTATAACTGGTTTTAAAAAGCAATGAAAAACTAATCAATAA
- a CDS encoding dUTP diphosphatase encodes MNLSRIFEMQKDLDKAISSRNDIDTSNRKISKADFNDMQLLATLVETAEFANEVQTFKYWKANKTVNPEKALEEFADILHFLGSFAYKYDVDPNIEPLIMSENVNRQICLLFSTISSAINNLNKYVIGQMLALLLGAAKLLNYSEEEIIKWYDIKNKKNYERIKDKY; translated from the coding sequence ATGAATTTAAGTAGAATTTTTGAAATGCAGAAGGACTTAGATAAAGCGATAAGTTCAAGAAATGATATCGACACATCAAATAGAAAAATATCTAAGGCAGATTTTAATGATATGCAACTTTTAGCAACTTTAGTTGAAACTGCGGAGTTTGCTAACGAAGTTCAGACATTTAAATATTGAAAAGCTAATAAAACAGTAAATCCAGAAAAAGCGCTTGAAGAATTTGCAGATATATTACATTTTTTAGGATCATTTGCATATAAATATGATGTTGACCCAAATATTGAACCACTTATAATGTCTGAAAATGTAAATCGGCAAATATGTCTATTATTTAGTACTATTAGTAGTGCAATTAACAATCTAAACAAATATGTAATTGGACAAATGTTGGCTTTATTATTAGGGGCTGCAAAACTATTAAATTACAGTGAAGAAGAAATAATTAAATGATACGATATTAAAAATAAGAAAAACTATGAAAGAATTAAGGATAAATATTAG